One genomic window of Eggerthella timonensis includes the following:
- a CDS encoding ABC transporter permease subunit gives MNRAGKLNLTRVVLAAFFLVAAVLPLVGMFSRLASPGARDVFGTEQFAVACLNSAAVALTSTAISLAFALAMSWVLCRTNVRAKGVIAVIMTLPMLIPSLALGMGLVFLLGSNGVITNAFGLDFSLYGFWGIVMGSVLYSFPSAFLLLYDVLKYEDASPYEAADVLGIPKANQFLSITLPYLRKPLISAVFATFTLVVTDYGVPLMVGGKTVTLPVLMYQEVIGLLNYDTGVAIGFVLLIPAIVAFLVDVLNADKGKGSFVSKRFDIARSAVRDAAGYALAAIVSIAIILPLGSFVLVSFVKKYPVDLTATFDNIGRALNMNAGDYWLNSIVIACLVALVGTALAYFAAYITARMGGRFAKLLHLVCITTLAIPGLVLGLSYVLFFKGSILYGTLAILVLVNLVHFFASPYLMAYNSLGKANENLEAVGSTMGIGRASILKDVLIPQTMDTIIEMAGYFFVNCMVTISAVAFLATTLDMPLALLITDLDAQRLTECAAFVSLIILATNIASKLLLAGVKKAIHRAEAATAQAA, from the coding sequence GTGAATCGGGCAGGGAAACTCAACCTCACGCGCGTTGTGCTCGCGGCCTTCTTCCTGGTTGCGGCCGTGTTGCCGCTTGTCGGCATGTTCTCGAGGCTTGCGAGTCCCGGCGCGCGCGACGTGTTCGGAACCGAGCAGTTCGCCGTCGCATGCCTCAATTCGGCGGCCGTGGCGCTGACGTCGACGGCCATCTCGTTGGCGTTCGCGCTAGCCATGTCGTGGGTGCTCTGCCGCACGAACGTGCGGGCGAAGGGGGTCATCGCCGTTATCATGACGCTGCCGATGCTCATCCCGTCGCTCGCCCTCGGTATGGGCCTCGTGTTTCTGCTCGGCTCGAACGGCGTCATCACGAACGCGTTCGGGCTCGATTTCTCGCTGTACGGGTTCTGGGGCATCGTGATGGGGTCGGTCCTGTACTCGTTCCCTTCGGCGTTCTTGCTGCTGTACGACGTGCTCAAGTACGAGGACGCTTCGCCTTACGAGGCGGCGGACGTGCTGGGCATCCCGAAGGCCAACCAGTTTCTCAGCATCACGCTGCCGTACCTGCGCAAGCCGCTCATCTCGGCCGTGTTCGCCACGTTCACCCTCGTGGTAACCGACTACGGCGTGCCGCTCATGGTGGGCGGCAAGACCGTGACCCTGCCGGTGCTCATGTACCAGGAGGTCATCGGCCTGCTGAACTACGATACGGGCGTGGCTATCGGTTTCGTGCTGCTCATCCCGGCCATCGTCGCGTTTTTGGTCGACGTGCTCAACGCCGACAAGGGCAAAGGGTCGTTCGTGTCCAAGCGGTTCGATATCGCGCGTAGCGCCGTGCGGGACGCCGCGGGCTATGCTCTTGCTGCCATCGTGTCGATCGCCATCATCCTGCCCCTCGGCTCCTTCGTGCTCGTCTCGTTCGTGAAGAAGTACCCTGTCGATCTGACGGCGACGTTCGACAACATTGGTCGCGCGCTCAATATGAACGCAGGCGACTACTGGCTCAACTCCATCGTCATCGCATGCCTCGTCGCGCTCGTCGGCACGGCGCTCGCGTACTTCGCTGCGTACATCACTGCACGCATGGGCGGCCGCTTCGCGAAGCTTCTCCACCTCGTGTGCATCACGACGCTGGCCATTCCCGGCCTCGTGCTCGGGTTGTCGTACGTGCTGTTCTTCAAGGGATCGATCCTGTACGGCACGCTGGCGATCCTTGTGCTGGTGAACCTCGTCCACTTCTTCGCCTCGCCGTACCTCATGGCGTACAACTCGCTGGGGAAGGCGAACGAGAACCTCGAGGCCGTGGGCTCTACCATGGGCATAGGGCGTGCGAGCATCCTCAAAGACGTGCTCATCCCCCAGACGATGGACACGATCATTGAGATGGCAGGCTATTTCTTCGTGAACTGCATGGTCACCATCTCGGCGGTGGCCTTCCTCGCCACGACGCTCGACATGCCGCTCGCGCTGCTCATCACCGATCTGGACGCGCAGCGTTTGACCGAATGCGCCGCGTTCGTGTCGCTGATCATACTTGCAACGAACATCGCCTCGAAGCTGCTGCTCGCAGGCGTGAAGAAGGCAATCCACCGCGCGGAGGCCGCAACGGCACAGGCGGCCTGA
- a CDS encoding ABC transporter ATP-binding protein produces the protein MTNERKVQAADEALEKLSARGLVKRFDGKEVLHALDFDVFDGEFLSILGPSGCGKTTTLRILIGLLMPDEGTLTLGGRDITTAPPDARGMGIVFQNYALFENMTVRGNVEYALKFKPGLKARRREIAQRVLEQLGMAEHIDKSVRQLSGGQQQRVSIARTLALNPDVILFDEPMSALDVETRLSLRLELKRIQREFGTTMVYITHDQEEAFALSDRVMVMGDGRIHQLAAPDEIISSPADEYVSDFVVKNLRIKMDSLARFMDR, from the coding sequence ATGACGAACGAACGTAAGGTGCAGGCGGCAGACGAGGCGCTCGAGAAGCTGTCCGCGCGCGGCCTCGTGAAGCGATTCGACGGCAAGGAGGTGCTGCATGCGCTCGATTTCGACGTGTTCGACGGCGAGTTCCTCTCCATCCTCGGGCCGTCGGGCTGCGGAAAGACCACCACGCTACGCATCCTCATCGGCCTGCTGATGCCCGACGAGGGCACGCTCACCCTCGGGGGCCGCGACATCACGACGGCGCCTCCCGACGCGCGCGGCATGGGCATCGTGTTCCAGAACTACGCGCTGTTCGAGAACATGACCGTGCGCGGCAACGTTGAGTACGCGCTGAAGTTCAAGCCCGGATTGAAGGCGCGGCGCCGCGAGATCGCCCAGCGCGTGCTCGAGCAGCTCGGCATGGCCGAGCATATCGACAAGAGCGTGCGCCAGCTCTCCGGCGGCCAGCAGCAGCGCGTGTCCATCGCCCGCACGCTGGCGCTCAATCCCGATGTCATCCTGTTCGACGAGCCTATGAGCGCGCTCGATGTGGAAACCCGTTTGTCGTTGCGCCTCGAGCTCAAGCGCATCCAGCGTGAATTCGGCACGACGATGGTGTACATCACGCACGACCAAGAGGAGGCGTTCGCGCTGTCCGACCGGGTGATGGTGATGGGGGACGGTCGCATCCACCAGCTGGCGGCGCCCGACGAGATCATCTCGAGCCCGGCAGACGAGTACGTGTCCGATTTCGTGGTGAAGAACCTGCGGATCAAGATGGATTCGCTCGCCCGCTTCATGGATCGGTAG
- a CDS encoding extracellular solute-binding protein: MVAAISRRRFCWVAAGALAVFALPGCSSVGGSTVVIYSCAEGVRNEVLLTALHERFPAYDIRLHYVPTGNCAAKLKMEGAQSEADIVLDLEGGYIKQVQEQLEELPADDAARYCADLLDPDNRYFPFARESACIAVNESTLSERGLEAPRSYEDLTDAMYKGLVSMPNPRSSGTGYNFVKSLVNAWGEDEAFAYFDRLAENVYQFTSSGSGPVNALVQGEAAIGLGMTFQTVSEINQGVPLRPLFFEEGAPWAVYGLGIVRGKGDRPVVREVFDWLATEGVKIDNQTYVPDQVLVDFKAEIPNYPADIAYADMTGITDPDEKQRLLGRWKY; this comes from the coding sequence AGCACCGTCGTCATCTACTCGTGTGCCGAAGGGGTGCGCAACGAGGTGCTGCTCACGGCCCTGCACGAACGTTTTCCCGCATATGACATTCGCTTGCATTACGTCCCTACGGGCAATTGCGCCGCAAAGCTCAAGATGGAGGGCGCACAGTCGGAAGCGGACATCGTGCTCGATCTTGAGGGCGGTTACATCAAGCAGGTGCAAGAACAGCTCGAGGAACTTCCCGCCGATGACGCGGCGCGCTACTGCGCCGATTTGCTCGACCCCGACAACCGGTACTTCCCGTTTGCGCGAGAAAGCGCGTGCATCGCGGTCAACGAATCCACGCTGTCGGAACGCGGGCTGGAAGCGCCTCGGAGCTACGAGGATCTGACCGATGCGATGTACAAGGGGCTCGTCTCTATGCCGAATCCCAGATCGTCCGGCACGGGCTACAACTTCGTCAAGAGCCTGGTGAACGCATGGGGCGAAGACGAGGCGTTCGCCTACTTCGACCGCCTAGCCGAGAACGTGTACCAATTCACTTCGTCGGGATCGGGTCCAGTGAACGCGCTCGTGCAGGGCGAGGCCGCCATCGGCCTCGGCATGACGTTCCAAACGGTGTCCGAGATCAACCAAGGCGTGCCGCTTCGTCCGCTGTTCTTCGAGGAAGGCGCGCCGTGGGCCGTCTACGGTCTCGGCATCGTGCGCGGCAAGGGCGATCGTCCGGTCGTGCGCGAGGTGTTCGACTGGCTGGCTACCGAAGGCGTGAAAATCGACAACCAAACGTACGTGCCCGACCAGGTTCTCGTCGACTTCAAGGCCGAGATCCCGAACTATCCGGCCGACATCGCGTACGCCGACATGACGGGTATCACCGACCCCGACGAGAAGCAGAGGCTGCTGGGAAGATGGAAGTACTGA